In one Thermosipho ferrireducens genomic region, the following are encoded:
- a CDS encoding SHOCT domain-containing protein, with translation MMHWFWWGYGPFSGFGLFSFLLSLGFIVLIGFVIYFVVKSAYKSSKNSKSFKSDSEEALRILNEKFAKGEISEEEYKRKKEIIMKDF, from the coding sequence ATGATGCATTGGTTCTGGTGGGGCTATGGACCTTTTTCAGGATTTGGATTATTCAGCTTTTTACTCTCGCTGGGGTTTATAGTACTTATAGGATTTGTGATATATTTTGTAGTCAAAAGTGCTTATAAAAGCTCTAAAAATTCAAAAAGTTTCAAAAGTGATTCAGAAGAAGCTTTGAGAATTTTAAATGAAAAATTTGCAAAAGGTGAAATAAGCGAAGAAGAATACAAAAGAAAAAAAGAAATAATAATGAAAGACTTTTAA
- a CDS encoding SHOCT domain-containing protein has protein sequence MMFFGFLLILLILWLIIKNPDFFKNLFEAPQKNDNANKEALKILNEKFVKGEITEEEYLRKKKLLED, from the coding sequence ATGATGTTTTTTGGATTTCTATTAATATTATTGATTCTATGGCTTATAATTAAAAATCCCGACTTTTTTAAGAATCTTTTTGAAGCTCCGCAAAAAAACGATAATGCAAACAAAGAAGCTTTGAAAATTTTAAACGAAAAATTTGTAAAAGGGGAAATAACAGAAGAGGAATATCTGAGAAAAAAGAAATTACTTGAAGATTAA